In [Phormidium] sp. ETS-05, the genomic window GATTTTTTCCTCTGCCCGCTTACGTTCTTTGATTTCCTGCTGGAGTCTGTCGTTTTGCTCTTGGGTTTGCTTTTGCAGTCGCCGCAGGGTGAGCTGATTTTCTAATCGGGCTAAAACTTCTTCAAATTGAAAAGGTTTACCAATATAGTCAACGCCTCCCACCTGAAAGGCTTTTACTTTGTCGAGAACGTCCCCCAGCGCGCTGATAAAAATAATTGGAATATCGCGGGTTTCCTCCATTTCTTTGAGGCGCTGGCACACTTCATAACCGTTCATCTCTGGCATATTGATGTCGAGCAAAATCAGGTCGGGGGGCTTGGCTTTGGCTCCCATTAATGCCATTGCCCCGTTCAGAACGCCCCGCACTTCATAACCGCTCTTTTTGAGCATTGTAGATAAAAGGCGAAGGTTGACGGGGGTATCATCGACGATGAGAATGTTGCCTTTGGAGCTTTCCGCTGGATTTTCAGTCATGTTGATGGGGAACAATGGACGGGAATTGTCATTTGTCACTTGTCACTTGTCACTTGTCACTTGTCCCTTGTCACTTGTCACTTGTATGGGTATCACAAAAAATGCCTATTTTGCTTATTTTTCATATGAGTAAACCAAGGACAAAGGACAAAGGACAAAGGACAAATGACCAAGGACAAAGGACAAAGGACAAAATTCAGGAATTGCCATTATTTTGTGCAGTTAGATTTACAATTATATCAAAGCGAAAGTCATTGACTAAATTGGCTAGAGCGGCGCCCAAGGGGGCACGATCGGCTGGGATTTGTTCTAACAGACCCAAAATCTGCTCTGCATTCACTGTTACCGCTGCCTCATGTAGTTGCACCACCAATTCGGACGGCAGTTGGGCTAGGTCTTCCGGTTTTAATGAGATTGTGGCTATCTCCGCGTCCAGGGGTGAACTTGGAGAAGTGCCGCTCGAGGTGGGCTCTTCATATATATAGCGCACCCCCAAGTGTGCTGCCATCTTGGCCAAAATTTCTGCCTCTTGTAAAGGCTTGCTGGCGAAGTCGTCGCACCCAGCGGCAAAAATGGCGGCGCGCTCTTCTTCAAAAGCACTGGCACTGAGGGCGATGATGGGAGTGAATTTTCCCTCCCGCGTGCCTTTAATCTGCTGGGTGGCTTCGTAGCCATCCATCACCGGCATTTGGATATCCATCCAAATCAGGTCCGGCTGGCTTTCTTGCCACAGTTCCACACCTTCTTTGCCGTTGGTGGCTTCTAGGACTTGGAAACCTAGGGGTTCTAGCATCTTGACGAGGAGTTGGCGGTTTTCCCATTTGTCCTCTACTACCAGGATACGATAGGTGGGTTGACCTGGTGCGAGACCGATCGCCCGCCGCGACACTGGCGAAAGTGGGGTGCTGGTGGCTTTGCTCCGGTGCAGGGGAATGTGGAAGTGAAAAATCGTGCCTTTCTCCACGACGCTACTAACAGAGATTTCTCCCCCCATCAGATGTACAAATTCACGGCTGATCGGCAAACCCAAACCGGTGCCTTGATTGGATTTTCGCCCTAGCTCCGCTTGGACGAAGGGCTCGAAGATGGTATGGATTTCTTCTTCTGTGATACCTGGTCCGCTGTCTTGGATGGTAAAGTGGATCTGCTCCACTGTGGGGTCATCACCCCTCTTCCGGACTTCTACGCCAAGTTTGACGCTTCCGGATTCGGTAAATTTGATGGCATTGCCCAAAATATTAATCAAAACCTGACGCAATTTCCCCTCGTCGGTTTTGATGCACTGGGGCACCTCCGGTGCTGATTGGATTTCCAGGAGTAAACCTTTAGATTGGGCTTTGAGGGCAAACATCTCTTCGATACTCTTGAGCATCGCGGATAAGTCGAAGCTACTTTCTTTGAGCGTCACCCGTCCCGCCTCGATTTTGGACATTTCCAAAACGTCGTTAATCAAATTCAGCAAGTGTTCGCCGCTGCGGCTGATGATGCCGAGGTATTCTCGCTGCTCTTGGGAGAGCCGATCGTCCCGTTCCATCAGTTGCGAGAAACCTAAAATCGCATTCAGGGGGGTGCGCAGTTCGTGGCTCATTTTGGCGAGAAACTGGCTTTTAGCACTGCTGGCTTCTTGGGCGCTTTTTCTTTCCTGAATTTCTTTTTGCAGGAGGGCGTTTTGCTCTTCCAGCTTTCTGGTCAAATAGTGCATTCTCAGATGCTGTTTGACTCGGGCGACCACCTCCTCTTCCTGAAACGGTTTGGTAATGTAATCTACCGCCCCCATCGATAGCCCCTTGACTTTATCAACTGTATCCGCCAGAGCCGTCATAAAAATTACGGGAATGTCTTTAGTGGCAGAATTGTTTTTGATGCGCCTACAGGTTTCAAACCCATCGATACCGGGCATTATGACATCCATCAAAATCAGGTCTGGGGTTTCTAATTCCACTACTTCTAGGGCTCTTTCTCCATCTTTCGCTACTAATATTTTAAATCCGGCATTTCTCAAGGTTCGGGAAATTACTGCTAAATTGGTGGTAGTATCATCAACAATCAAAATTGTTTCCAATGATTTAAATTCCATATTGGCGGCTATAATATGTTTGCAAAAACTTCAAGATTTCCCCAGTTTGATAAAAGTATGGTTATTTCATATATTGGTTGACTAAATCTCGAATATATTGAGTATCAAAATTTTCGGCTTTGGCAAGAATATGCTGGCAAAAGTCGGAGTAGTTGGGATCAAGTTGCTGGATTTGTTCGGCGCGCTCTACAATGGCGAAAACATCGCCTTTGAGAGCAAAATCGAGTAGGATGGCGAGTTCCTCTGGGGAGGGGGACGGTTTGCAGGGGCGCAGGGGGGGAGGAGGGGGAAGAGGGGGAAGAGGGGGAAGAGGGGGAAGCAACCATCCTCCCACCCCTCCCCGTATCCCCGTCTTCCCCTCGGTCCGTCCCCCGGCTGTTACCCGTTTGATAAATCCATTCCAGCCCGAGATGTCGCTGCAGGGTTTCCAAAAGCGCGGGTTTGAGAATTGGTTTGGGGAGAAAATCGTGGAAAAGGGTATCGAGGCTTTGTTGTTCTTCCTTGGGGAAGACTCGGGCTGAGGAGGCGATCGCGATCACCTCTTGCCCGCCAACGTCAGCGCGCAACCGCCGCACCATCTCCACCCCATCCATCACTGGCATCCCTAAATCAGCAATAATCGCATCGGGTGCAAACTGCGCCGCCACCTGCAAACCTTCCTCGCCATTGGCAGCCTCCGCCACCTGAAAACCAAGGGGTTTGAGCAGGTTGGCGATGCTAGAGCGGTTCTCCTGGACATCATCCACGACTAATATCCGCCCCTGACTGCCCATAAACCCAATGATAATATCGAACGCCGTCTCCTTTGCTCCCTGTAGGGGCGATCGCTCCTGGATTGCCCCTACCGAGTCTCCTTTGCTTGGAGTCTTCCCTGTTCCTGGCAAATCCACATCTAGCCAAAAAATACTGCCTTTCCCCGGAACGCTATTCACCTGCAAGCTACTTCCCATCAATAAGGCGATTTTCTGGCCGATCGCCAGTCCCAACCCCGTTCCCTCTTCCCGTTTGCGCACCTCCCCCACCTGCTCGAAGGGCAAAAATATCTTAGACAATTGCTCTGGCGTCATTCCCACCCCAGTATCCTCGATTTGAAACCGGATTTGATACTCACTACCCCTCACCTCCAGCACTGCTACCGAGAAATTCACCCCCCCCGCGTCCGTGAACTTAACCGCATTCCCCAACAGGTTGAGCAACACTTGGCGCAACCGCTTTTCATCGCCGTAAACGTACTCCGGCAAGCTGGTAGTAGCTTCGTAAACAAAAGCCACCCCCTTTTGTTTGGCTTTGATGGCGCAAATATCCGCCACCCCCTGGCACAATTCGGCCAAATCAAAATTCCTGGGGTGCAGCTCCATTTTGCCCGCTTCGATTTTGGACAAATCTAAAATATCCCCGATTAAATTCAGCAAGTGAGTGCCACACTGGTAAATAACCCGCACCCCTTCTTGGTCCTCTCGGCTCAGATTAGCTGATTTTTGCAGAATTTGGGCGTAACCCAAAATCCCGTTTAAAGGCGTGCGCAGTTCGTGGCTCATGGCCGCCAAAAACTCACTTTTCGCCGCGTTGGCGCTATCAGCCGCTTGTTTGGCGGCTTTTAATTCCCGCGTGCGCTCTTCCACTTGCAATTCTAAAGTGTGGGAATACTCTTGCAGTTCCTGTTTCGCCGCTTCTAATTGCTGGTGGGATTTCTGTAAATTCTCGTAGAGCAGGGCGTTTTGAATGGAAATTGCCGCTTGGGAGGCGAGAATATTCAACACCTCTAAGCGCGATGGGGTAAATGCCCCCACTGTCAAGTTATTTTCCAAGTAGAAAAGGCCGATTAAACTGCCTTGATTAATAATCGGCAAACCCAAGACGGATTTCGGCTGGTGCCGCTGCATATACTGGTCAGAGGCAAAGGATTCCTCTAAGGCGGCATTTTGCAAAACGACGCATTCTCGAGTTCGGGCAATGTAATCAATTAGGGATATGGGGAGGGGCAATTCTGGAATTCCCCCGATATCAGATATTTCTGCATCTCCCCCCCCGATCGTCCCTATGGTAGGGGGGGATGCTCCC contains:
- a CDS encoding response regulator, with protein sequence MEFKSLETILIVDDTTTNLAVISRTLRNAGFKILVAKDGERALEVVELETPDLILMDVIMPGIDGFETCRRIKNNSATKDIPVIFMTALADTVDKVKGLSMGAVDYITKPFQEEEVVARVKQHLRMHYLTRKLEEQNALLQKEIQERKSAQEASSAKSQFLAKMSHELRTPLNAILGFSQLMERDDRLSQEQREYLGIISRSGEHLLNLINDVLEMSKIEAGRVTLKESSFDLSAMLKSIEEMFALKAQSKGLLLEIQSAPEVPQCIKTDEGKLRQVLINILGNAIKFTESGSVKLGVEVRKRGDDPTVEQIHFTIQDSGPGITEEEIHTIFEPFVQAELGRKSNQGTGLGLPISREFVHLMGGEISVSSVVEKGTIFHFHIPLHRSKATSTPLSPVSRRAIGLAPGQPTYRILVVEDKWENRQLLVKMLEPLGFQVLEATNGKEGVELWQESQPDLIWMDIQMPVMDGYEATQQIKGTREGKFTPIIALSASAFEEERAAIFAAGCDDFASKPLQEAEILAKMAAHLGVRYIYEEPTSSGTSPSSPLDAEIATISLKPEDLAQLPSELVVQLHEAAVTVNAEQILGLLEQIPADRAPLGAALANLVNDFRFDIIVNLTAQNNGNS